TTCACACAAATCATGAAAACCCTAACAACGACAACATGAGAAAACCAAATTCAAAACTCATTGACACTGTTGCGGTTGAGAAGGATTCAAAGGACCCGCACAAGGATTTTCGAGAATCCATGCTTCAAATGATCTTTCAGAGACAAATCTTCACCAAAACCGATCTTCAAGACCTTCTCGAGTGCTTCCTCCGCTTGAACGCCGCCGATAACTACCAAGTTATCGTTCAAGCTTTCATGGAGATTTGTCACGAAACGTTCCCCAAGAAGAATATCAACGATGCAGACGCCAACGCTGCTTCTttcaataacaaaatttgatgcatttttttgtttatagtgTAAACCTATCATTCATCTGTCTCATGCCACAGTTCATTTAATTCGTTATTCATAAATGTTACAGTTTTTTCATATATCATGTAACTCCCGAAAATACCATAAACAGATCTCAAATTTTGATccacaaacaaaatttaaattagattaagatctttttagatattttaattgaatttttctgtttaaattaatttacaaaaataaaaatttaaaataattcattttactttgaatttatttattttttctaattttcctACGAGTTAGTATCTCATTCCATTTCTAGTTGCATTGATCAAAAGATTTAGCCTGTTAATTTACAGAACAACCAAATTTGAATTAAGTTagttttatcatatatattcagtttttttttaatggaagttatataatttaaggTACACAGATAattttaagaaacaaaattgaagaatcATATATAATGATATAGGTGTCGTAATAGAAGAGAAACATCAAATTTGACCAGTCATACCATATGCTCCTATATATTCCTGGACCACATTTTTCGTAGATCATTTCTGCGATACCAATATTAATCGTCAGCTTTAGATTGGTAGAATACTacatcatttttctaattttaagaaattaaaattatgatatttaaattatttatactttttaatttttaaatattttttttaaaattgttatattttatattttaaatttttagataaaGTATTCATTCGCGAAATAAACACatgacgcgagcggtcggacaaacacaataaaaaaaagaaagagaaccttttttatttttctatattttaatttttatgattttcaaatatgtttgttttcctctttttttaaaaaataaaaataaataaataaatttataaaaggatgaaattatttaagaaggatAAAAGTCGGAAACAAGAAAGTAAGGGTGCGTGAGTAATTGGTGGGGTGCACAaagcaaatacaacaacaagCCCAAAAACAATAGACAAAGACATGGGGTGCAGGAGTGTCACATGTgggaggtgcatgaagtaacAGGTGGGGTGCGTGCAGTAAATAAAGGGGTGCGctaaggaaacaaaaaaaggaGGTGCAGGAATTAAAATTGGGGGTGTGCGAAAAGAAAGGAGGAGGGTGTGGTTTAGGTAAAAGAGGGGGTGTGCGTGGTAAAAGGGTTCTGcccctttttatcttttcagaAAAACCCTAACAGAAGCCAAAGCTTCTTCCCCTCACATGGCAGCCTCTTCTTCTCGACACCACCACAACTCCAACCTCTGTCACTGTTCGCCTCTGTTTCTGCTTCACCGCACCACCACAACACCGTCGTAATTCAAAAAAAAGACCCATCCTCTCATGAATCTTCtcctttttattatgtaaccCTCTGCACCttccaattttgaaatttgggaCCAGACTGAGAGCAGATGTTGTTTCCTGCTccttcagccatcatgaccatgcCACAGACCTTTCCCAATACAAAACCATGATAGCATAGCATGCTTGGGTTTAACAAAAGAGAGGCTTTACGTTACCTTTTTCTTTCCCCTTtcccttctctcttttttttttcttttttttttctttttttatttttttttattaaactagaatgagagacgtaaaacaaaaaaggagctgtaataatagaaagaaaaataatgtaataatcaaaataataagcccaaataaactaaaataaaatatataaaaaaaaataataataataataataaaataaatagataattatttttctcaaaccaaaacatattttttcttttcttttcttaattatttatttatttattcttctcaattgaactttaattaattaattaattaattaattattttattttatcattgttacccggacgaaattgggtgttgacaatagttatagattatagatgaggaagacaacaaaaataattatgataataaataaataaatattatatgatttgatgcgagaaatataaaaaagtaaaatcctTATTTGTTTcacaattgaaataaaataaagtttaaatattgaataaatttttcattcacaattaacataaaataaactaaatattgCATAAACATTTATTGCCAACAAGGTGAAATTTACTTTAACAAAAATGCTCCGTGACTATATGATATGGGTCACATTATCAAGATCTTTAATTAGTTGTGAATTGATATTCTATCTTTTTGTGAAATCGTATTTCACACACaacaaattagttaaaaaaaaatcttttatccATCTCAAATCACTctaatttcatcttttatctatatattttaatttaattatcttaactttctatcttttgaaaaatatctttatatctctgcatcgttaaatttcattatataataataagaagaaaaatatttacgaGATTAGCAACctcttattttaagattaaaatagaAAACCAGAATCAGCGAGTAATTTCCCACTGCATCGTCAAATATCACAACGAAATCACAATGTGttccaaaaagagaaaaaggttTATGAGAGCTCTGTTCAAAACAAATGGAGGTTGTGGATGTAGGAACCCTAAATCCTACGAAGTACTCCAACCCTCAATTCACCAAAACACAACAAACCCTACCACTTCCGGCGACAACGACAACAACGTCTTCTCCGAAGTTCACACAAATCATGAAAACCCTAACAACGACAACATGAGAAAACCAAATTCAAAACTCATTGACACTGTTGCGGTTGAGAAGGATTCAAAGGACCCGCACAAGGATTTTCGAGAATCCATGCTTCAAATGATCTTTCAGAGACAAATCTTCACCAAAACCGATCTTCAAGACCTTCTCGAGTGCTTCCTCCGCTTGAACGCCGCCGATAACTACCAAGTTATCGTTCAAGCTTTCATGGAGATTTGTCACGAAACGTTCCCCAAGAAGAATATCAACGATGCAGACGCCAACGCTGCTTCTttcaataacaaaatttgatgcatttttttgtttatagtgTAAACCTATCATTCATCTGTCTCATGCCACAGTTCATTTAATTCGTTATTCATAAATGTTACAGTTTTTTCATATATCATGTAACTCCCGAAAATACCATAAACAGATCTCAAATTTTGATccacaaacaaaatttaaattagattaagatctttttagatattttaattgaatttttctgtttaaattaatttacaaaaataaaaatttaaaataattcattttactttgaatttatttattttttctaattttcctACGAGTTAGTATCTCATTCCATTTCTAGTTGCATTGATCAAAAGATTTAGCCTGTTAATTTACAGAACAACCAAATTTGAATTAAGTTagttttatcatatatattcagtttttttttaatggaagttatataatttaaggTACACAGATAattttaagaaacaaaattgaagaatcATATATAATGATATAGGTGTCGTAATAGAAGAGAAACATCAAATTTGACCAGTCATACCATATGCTCCTATATATTCCTGGACCACATTTTTCGTAGATCATTTCTGCGATACCAATATTAATCGTCAGCTTTAGATTGGTAGAATACTacatcatttttctaattttaagaaattaaaattatgatatttaaattatttatactttttaatttttaaatattttttttaaaattgttatattttatattttaaatttttagataaaGTATTCATTCGCGAAATAAACACatgacgcgagcggtcggacaaacacaataaaaaaaaagaaagagaaccttttttatttttctatattttaatttttatgattttcaaatatgtttgttttcctctttttttaaaaaataaaaataaataaataaatttataaaaggatgaaattatttaagaaggatAAAAGTCGGAAACAAGAAAGTAAGGGTGCGTGAGTAATTGGTGGGGTGCACAaagcaaatacaacaacaagCCCAAAAACAATAGACAAAGACATGGGGTGCAGGAGTGTCACATGTgggaggtgcatgaagtaacAGGTGGGGTGCGTGCAGTAAATAAAGGGGTGCGctaaggaaacaaaaaaaggaGGTGCAGGAATTAAAATTGGGGGTGTGCGAAAAGAAAGGAGGAGGGTGTGGTTTAGGTAAAAGAGGGGGTGTGCGTGGTAAAAGGGTTCTGcccctttttatcttttcagaAAAACCCTAACAGAAGCCAAAGCTTCTTCCCCTCACATGGCAGCCTCTTCTTCTCGACACCACCACAACTCCAACCTCTGTCACTGTTCGCCTCTGTTTCTGCTTCACCGCACCACCACAACACCGTCGTAATTCAAAAAAAAGACCCATCCTCTCATGAATCTTCccctttttattatgtaaccCTCTGCACCttccaattttgaaatttgggaCCAGACTGAGAGCAGATGTTGTTTCCTGCTccttcagccatcatgaccatgcCACAGACCTTTCCCAATACAAAACCATGATAGCATAGCATGCTTGGGTTTAACAAAAGAGAGGCTTTACGTTACCTTTTTCTTTCCCCTTtcccttctctctttttttttcttttttttttttttttattaaactagaatgagagacgtaaaacaaaaaaggagctgtaataatagaaagaaaaataatgtaataatcaaaataataagcccaaataaactaaaataaaatatataaaaaaaaataataataataataataaaataaatagataattatttttctcaaaccaaaacatattttttcttttcttttcttaattatttatttatttattcttctcaattgaactttaattaattaattaattaattaattattttattttatcattgttacccggacgaaattgggtgttgacaatagttatagattatagatgaggaagacaacaaaaataattatgataataaataaataaatattatatgatttgatgcgagaaatataaaaaagtaaaatcctTATTTGTTTcacaattgaaataaaataaagtttaaatattgaataaatttttcattcacaattaacataaaataaactaaatattgCATAAACATTTATTGCCAACAAGGTGAAATTTACTTTAACAAAAATGCTCCGTGACTATATGATATGGGTCACATTATCAAGATCTTTAATTAGTTGTGAATTGATATTCTATCTTTTTGTGAAATCGTATTTCACACACaacaaattagttaaaaaaaaatcttttatccATCTCAAATCACTctaatttcatcttttatctatatattttaatttaattatcttaactttctatcttttgaaaaatatctttatatctctgcatcgttaaatttcattatataataataagaagaaaaatatttacgaGATTAGCAACctcttattttaagattaaaatagaAAACCAGAATCAGCGAGTAATTTCCCACTGCATCGTCAAATATCACAACGAAATCACAATGTGttccaaaaagagaaaaaggttTATGAGAGCTCTGTTCAAAACAAATGGAGGTTGTGGATGTAGGAACCCTAAATCCTACGAAGTACTCCAACCCTCAATTCACCAAAACACAACAAACCCTACCACTTCCGGCGACAACGACAACAACGTCTTCTCCGAAGTTCACACAAATCATGAAAACCCTAACAACGACAACATGAGAAAACCAAATTCAAAACTCATTGACACTGTTGCGGTTGAGAAGGATTCAAAGGACCCGCACAAGGATTTTCGAGAATCCATGCTTCAAATGATCTTTCAGAGACAAATCTTCACCAAAACCGATCTTCAAGACCTTCTCGAGTGCTTCCTCCGCTTGAACGCCGCCGATAACTACCAAGTTATCGTTCAAGCTTTCATGGAGATTTGTCACGAAACGTTCCCCAAGAAGAATATCAACGATGCAGACGCCAACGCTGCTTCTttcaataacaaaatttgatgcatttttttgtttatagtgTAAACCTATCATTCATCTGTCTCATGCCACAGTTCATTTAATTCGTTATTCATAAATGTTACAGTTTTTTCATATATCATGTAACTCCCGAAAATACCATAAACAGATCTCAAATTTTGATccacaaacaaaatttaaattagattaagatctttttagatattttaattgaatttttctgtttaaattaatttacaaaaataaaaatttaaaataattcattttactttgaatttatttattttttctaattttcctACGAGTTAGTATCTCATTCCATTTCTAGTTGCATTGATCAAAAGATTTAGCCTGTTAATTTACAGAACAACCAAATTTGAATTAAGTTagttttatcatatatattcagttttttttaatggaagttatataatttaaggTACACAGATAattttaagaaacaaaattgaagaatcATATATAATGATATAGGTGTCGTAATAGAAGAGAAACATCAAATTTGACCAGTCATACCATATGCTCCTATATATTCCTGGACCACATTTTTCGTAGATCATTTCTGCGATACCAATATTAATCGTCAGCTTTAGATTGGTAGAATACTacatcatttttctaattttaagaaattaaaattatgatatttaaattatttatactttttaatttttaaatattttttttaaaattgttatattttatattttaaatttttagataaaGTATTCATTCGCGAAATAAACACatgacgcgagcggtcggacaaacacaataaaaaaaaagaaagagaaccttttttatttttctatattttaatttttatgattttcaaatatgtttgttttcctctttttttaaaaaataaaaataaataaataaatttataaaag
This region of Vigna unguiculata cultivar IT97K-499-35 chromosome 5, ASM411807v1, whole genome shotgun sequence genomic DNA includes:
- the LOC114184743 gene encoding transcription repressor OFP4-like; the protein is MCSKKRKRFMRALFKTNGGCGCRNPKSYEVLQPSIHQNTTNPTTSGDNDNNVFSEVHTNHENPNNDNMRKPNSKLIDTVAVEKDSKDPHKDFRESMLQMIFQRQIFTKTDLQDLLECFLRLNAADNYQVIVQAFMEICHETFPKKNINDADANAASFNNKI
- the LOC114184744 gene encoding transcription repressor OFP4-like, encoding MCSKKRKRFMRALFKTNGGCGCRNPKSYEVLQPSIHQNTTNPTTSGDNDNNVFSEVHTNHENPNNDNMRKPNSKLIDTVAVEKDSKDPHKDFRESMLQMIFQRQIFTKTDLQDLLECFLRLNAADNYQVIVQAFMEICHETFPKKNINDADANAASFNNKI